From Methanocella paludicola SANAE, a single genomic window includes:
- a CDS encoding DUF366 family protein encodes MKCIFAGERIGYDGSQIGSLWAYTKFEVQDDNIICFRGSCAIPLKHMIDVEDKIHNEKIESPDMLHFIVEHFDMPSLKVAYARQRLLACIAGEVFKDMGYSVSRKGDDLFYNNGKLSISIASTSPVSCKIHFGINVRCDEYMSLEKMGIKDVDAVQKQIGQRYAAEYEDMERDIRKSRPLEAYQ; translated from the coding sequence GTGAAATGCATTTTCGCCGGAGAGCGCATCGGCTACGACGGCAGCCAGATCGGCTCGCTGTGGGCTTATACGAAGTTCGAGGTGCAGGACGACAATATCATATGCTTCCGGGGAAGCTGTGCCATTCCTTTAAAGCACATGATCGACGTCGAGGATAAGATACACAACGAAAAAATTGAGTCGCCCGACATGCTGCACTTCATCGTGGAACATTTTGATATGCCTTCGCTCAAGGTGGCTTATGCAAGGCAGCGCCTGCTCGCCTGCATCGCCGGAGAGGTCTTCAAGGACATGGGCTATAGCGTGAGCCGCAAGGGGGACGACCTGTTCTATAATAACGGGAAGCTATCCATCTCGATCGCGTCCACGAGCCCCGTGAGCTGTAAAATTCATTTCGGCATCAACGTCCGGTGCGATGAGTACATGAGCCTGGAAAAGATGGGCATAAAAGACGTTGATGCGGTACAAAAGCAGATCGGCCAGCGCTATGCGGCCGAATACGAAGACATGGAAAGAGACATACGCAAGTCGAGGCCCCTGGAGGCCTACCAATGA
- the queC gene encoding 7-cyano-7-deazaguanine synthase QueC: MGSIVLLSSGLDSAVAFKMALDAFGVDLALTFDYGQRAADMEIESAKMICERFGVRHEVIEAPWLEDVTLTALVNRGESVPTPSETELDEIKGKARETAHAVWVPNRNGAFINIAACFADALKVDHIVCGFNAEEGATFPDNTPAFVEAINKSLYYSTENHAKVIAPVIDMDKVEIIKKGMSIDAPLDLSWSCYVSGEKPCGKCESCVRRARAFKRAGVADPSLVVK; encoded by the coding sequence ATGGGCTCCATCGTGCTTTTGTCGAGCGGACTTGACTCTGCCGTGGCCTTTAAGATGGCGCTGGACGCCTTTGGCGTCGACCTTGCGCTGACTTTTGACTATGGGCAAAGGGCGGCTGACATGGAAATAGAGAGCGCCAAAATGATCTGTGAGCGTTTCGGGGTCCGGCATGAAGTCATCGAGGCGCCCTGGCTGGAAGATGTGACTTTGACAGCGCTCGTCAACCGGGGCGAGTCGGTTCCCACGCCTAGCGAGACAGAGCTGGATGAGATAAAAGGGAAAGCGCGGGAGACAGCGCATGCCGTCTGGGTGCCTAACAGGAACGGAGCGTTCATCAACATCGCCGCCTGCTTCGCCGACGCCCTGAAGGTGGATCATATCGTCTGCGGCTTCAACGCCGAGGAAGGTGCCACTTTCCCGGATAACACGCCGGCCTTCGTGGAAGCCATCAATAAGAGCCTGTATTATTCGACGGAAAATCATGCAAAAGTAATCGCTCCTGTCATCGATATGGATAAGGTCGAGATCATAAAAAAGGGCATGAGCATCGACGCCCCGCTGGACTTGAGCTGGAGCTGCTACGTTTCGGGCGAGAAGCCCTGTGGAAAGTGCGAGAGCTGCGTGCGCCGGGCCCGAGCTTTCAAGCGGGCCGGTGTCGCCGACCCATCGCTGGTGGTAAAGTGA
- a CDS encoding 7-carboxy-7-deazaguanine synthase QueE, with protein sequence MKSPIREIFVSAQGEGPYVGYRQLFVRFPKCNLECQYCDTPKDWSSESKCRVESKPGEFVEYDNPFSSEHLLSVIKLYERIHSVSLTGGEPLLYAKFIKELKTSKFPLYLESNMTLPEGAKEVKDVVKYVSGDFKLKDQCDFKGHYEKYFNDTARSFSILRQTSFRDCFCKIIVSEDIDREDMMHAVDQIKDCITELILQPVTPTGGVEAASSKLLLELQDKALEKVENVRIIPQTHRMWGAL encoded by the coding sequence ATGAAGTCGCCGATACGTGAGATTTTCGTCAGCGCGCAGGGAGAAGGGCCCTACGTGGGATACCGGCAATTGTTCGTCCGGTTCCCGAAGTGTAACTTAGAATGCCAGTACTGTGATACCCCGAAGGACTGGAGTTCCGAGAGCAAGTGCCGTGTGGAGTCTAAGCCCGGAGAGTTCGTGGAGTACGATAACCCGTTCTCCTCGGAGCATCTCCTGAGCGTCATCAAGCTTTATGAGCGCATACACTCGGTATCGCTGACTGGCGGGGAGCCTCTCCTTTATGCTAAATTCATTAAGGAACTGAAAACATCGAAGTTCCCGCTCTACCTGGAGTCGAATATGACGCTGCCCGAGGGCGCGAAGGAAGTGAAGGACGTCGTGAAATATGTCTCGGGCGACTTCAAGCTGAAGGACCAGTGCGACTTTAAAGGGCATTATGAAAAGTACTTCAACGACACGGCCCGCTCGTTCAGTATTTTAAGGCAGACCAGCTTCCGGGACTGCTTCTGTAAGATCATTGTCTCGGAAGATATCGACAGAGAGGACATGATGCATGCCGTGGACCAGATCAAGGACTGTATCACCGAGCTTATATTGCAGCCCGTTACGCCCACCGGGGGCGTGGAAGCCGCCTCGTCGAAGCTGCTTCTCGAATTACAGGATAAAGCGTTAGAGAAAGTCGAGAACGTGAGGATCATACCTCAGACACACAGGATGTGGGGTGCACTATGA
- the aspS gene encoding aspartate--tRNA(Asn) ligase, producing MQRTHYSRDITPAMNGSTVTVNGWVHEIRDFGGLAFLILRDREGLVQVTMPKKKVSKEIVDTVKGLSRESVVSVTGDVKAMEKAPNGYELIPTALEVLSRADAPLPLDPTGKVPAELDTRLDSRFMDLRSPEVTAVFYVRANMIKAIRDYLSSQGCLEIASPKIVATATEGGTELFPISYFEREAFLNQSPQLYKQMMMAGGMDRVYEIGPIFRAEEHATRKHLNEATSIDVELSFATDEDAMRLLENTIAYAYAYVKEHCQAQLKVLNVDLQVPKTPFRRLCYRDAIEIAKKDPECADIEYGDDLSTQAEHAVGQAIGEHYFIVNWPTNIRAFYTQPCENDPSICKAFDLMHPRMELSSGAQREYRYAELVKKMEEKGLSPESFKFYLDSFRYGMPPHAGWGLGAERLLQTMLNLNNIREAVLFPRDRVRLTP from the coding sequence ATGCAGAGGACCCACTATTCAAGGGATATCACGCCGGCCATGAACGGCTCGACCGTCACGGTCAACGGCTGGGTGCACGAGATCAGGGATTTCGGCGGCCTTGCCTTTCTCATATTGAGGGACCGGGAGGGCCTGGTACAGGTTACCATGCCCAAGAAAAAAGTCTCTAAGGAGATCGTCGATACGGTTAAGGGATTGAGCCGGGAATCCGTCGTCTCCGTTACGGGCGACGTTAAGGCGATGGAGAAGGCTCCTAACGGTTATGAGCTGATCCCGACCGCCCTTGAGGTGCTCTCCCGGGCCGACGCCCCGCTGCCGCTGGACCCCACCGGTAAAGTGCCCGCAGAGCTGGACACCAGGCTGGACTCACGCTTTATGGACCTGCGCAGCCCCGAGGTCACCGCGGTCTTCTATGTAAGGGCCAACATGATCAAGGCCATTCGCGATTATTTATCGTCCCAGGGGTGCCTGGAGATCGCCTCCCCCAAGATCGTGGCTACGGCCACCGAGGGCGGCACAGAGCTATTCCCCATCTCATACTTCGAGCGCGAGGCGTTCCTCAACCAGAGCCCCCAGCTATATAAACAGATGATGATGGCGGGAGGAATGGATCGAGTGTACGAGATCGGCCCCATATTCAGGGCCGAGGAGCACGCCACCCGGAAGCACCTCAACGAGGCCACGTCCATCGACGTGGAGCTGTCATTCGCCACCGATGAGGACGCCATGCGGCTGCTGGAGAACACCATCGCTTACGCTTATGCCTATGTAAAGGAGCACTGCCAGGCACAGCTCAAAGTGCTGAACGTGGACCTGCAGGTCCCGAAGACGCCGTTCAGGCGCTTATGTTATAGGGACGCCATCGAGATCGCCAAAAAGGACCCGGAGTGCGCCGACATCGAGTACGGCGACGACCTGTCGACCCAGGCGGAGCACGCCGTCGGGCAGGCCATCGGCGAGCACTACTTCATCGTAAACTGGCCGACCAACATCCGGGCATTCTACACGCAGCCATGCGAGAACGATCCTTCTATATGCAAGGCCTTTGACCTCATGCACCCGCGCATGGAGCTCTCGTCGGGTGCCCAGCGCGAGTACCGCTATGCGGAGCTGGTCAAAAAGATGGAAGAGAAGGGCCTGAGCCCGGAGAGCTTTAAGTTCTATTTAGACTCGTTCAGGTACGGCATGCCTCCACATGCCGGCTGGGGCCTCGGCGCCGAGAGGCTGCTCCAGACGATGCTCAACCTGAATAACATCCGTGAGGCCGTCCTTTTCCCGCGAGACCGTGTGCGTCTCACGCCTTAA
- the queD gene encoding 6-carboxytetrahydropterin synthase QueD has protein sequence MRLGVIEYIDAAHYLPGHKTCGQWHGHTYKVELIIEGEKKETGMIMDFYDMKSILRQVLSEYDHRPLNDIIEYPSVENICESVYSKLQGKITLPFMIRIWEGRGKWCELGDI, from the coding sequence ATGAGACTGGGAGTCATCGAATACATTGACGCCGCGCACTACCTGCCCGGGCACAAGACCTGCGGCCAGTGGCACGGCCACACGTACAAAGTGGAGCTGATCATCGAGGGCGAAAAGAAAGAGACCGGCATGATCATGGATTTTTACGACATGAAGTCGATCCTGCGGCAGGTGCTGAGCGAGTACGACCACCGGCCGTTAAATGATATAATCGAGTACCCGAGCGTCGAGAACATCTGCGAGTCGGTTTACTCTAAATTGCAGGGCAAGATCACGCTGCCCTTCATGATCCGCATCTGGGAAGGGCGGGGCAAGTGGTGCGAGTTGGGCGACATCTAG
- a CDS encoding transglutaminase domain-containing protein has translation MFKPRVFKSNGLEAYHLISDEGGSFLYEGRIDYSDAELFNDEQGKAYYLVTTDIGGPSKYYVEVEPVGKPIPAVHKEKEKSISDLVKTTPEEQAPGAPVPEPSPEPAIKPEVSKEPEAAPTPAIAPMPVDTGTKGVPKETCFETPEQPPEEKPSTTEEAQAAVKAMASLGENRPHKKSKVPLILALLVIALIVAGAAIAVYRPGLISGLPFIGQATPTPTPEPTVTPTPEPTVTPTPTPSPTTLPGGGDIYRNLLTIAPAINASDPAVTGYVANNSNQTGTSYGQLAKVCDLFDAVNKRWSLVNGNDTAPQSLNKSVETMEGSMMDYSVLMASLAEAEGMDARIVAVYNEGMSSYVYYPEIKVAPNDSDYNDALVYLKARYDIENPYGHADGIVHWLSLSLNNTPGGYVDTKFAYTVNSKSEITGV, from the coding sequence TTGTTTAAGCCTAGAGTATTCAAAAGTAACGGCCTGGAAGCGTATCATCTCATCAGCGATGAAGGCGGCAGCTTCCTGTATGAGGGCAGGATCGACTATAGCGACGCTGAGCTCTTTAACGATGAGCAGGGAAAGGCCTATTACCTGGTCACCACCGATATCGGCGGACCGTCGAAGTACTACGTCGAGGTGGAGCCGGTAGGTAAGCCTATACCTGCGGTGCATAAGGAAAAGGAAAAGAGCATTTCTGACCTGGTGAAGACGACGCCCGAAGAGCAGGCTCCCGGGGCACCTGTGCCAGAGCCCTCGCCTGAGCCCGCTATAAAGCCTGAAGTATCTAAAGAGCCCGAAGCCGCCCCCACGCCCGCAATAGCTCCGATGCCCGTGGATACTGGCACGAAGGGCGTCCCGAAGGAAACGTGTTTCGAAACGCCGGAACAGCCGCCCGAAGAGAAGCCTTCCACAACCGAGGAGGCCCAGGCTGCCGTCAAGGCAATGGCCTCGCTCGGCGAGAACAGGCCTCATAAAAAGAGTAAGGTCCCGCTCATACTTGCGCTCCTTGTGATCGCATTAATAGTAGCAGGAGCCGCCATCGCCGTCTACAGGCCCGGCCTCATTTCGGGCTTGCCGTTCATTGGCCAGGCGACCCCTACTCCGACTCCTGAGCCCACAGTGACGCCTACTCCCGAGCCCACGGTCACGCCTACTCCGACTCCTTCCCCTACTACGCTGCCCGGCGGAGGCGACATATACAGGAACCTCCTGACGATCGCCCCGGCCATCAACGCCAGCGACCCGGCGGTAACGGGCTATGTGGCGAATAACAGCAACCAGACCGGCACGAGCTACGGTCAGCTGGCTAAAGTATGCGACCTATTTGACGCGGTGAACAAGAGATGGTCGCTCGTCAACGGCAACGACACGGCGCCCCAGAGCTTGAACAAGAGCGTGGAGACGATGGAAGGCTCCATGATGGACTACAGCGTCCTCATGGCCTCTCTGGCCGAGGCAGAGGGAATGGACGCGCGCATCGTGGCAGTTTATAACGAGGGCATGAGCAGCTACGTCTACTATCCCGAGATCAAGGTCGCCCCGAACGACAGCGACTATAACGACGCGCTAGTATACCTCAAGGCCCGGTACGACATAGAGAACCCTTACGGCCATGCGGACGGCATCGTCCACTGGCTGAGCCTTAGCCTTAACAATACGCCTGGCGGCTATGTGGACACGAAGTTCGCATATACCGTGAACTCGAAGAGCGAGATCACCGGAGTCTAG
- a CDS encoding glutamate synthase-related protein, whose translation MTTVALPSTVPPEFSVEVNDRKCVRCKKCTTECGFGAVTYSKEFDCIIADDSKCVACLRCVTMCPKRAIRIEHNPLTFKPNASFTDEIRKNIYKQAESGGILLTAMGTDKPYPILWDHLLIDACQVTNPSIDPLREPMELRTYLGKKPDKLEFDFSGGSLKLKTDLAPNFRLDIPVIFGAMSYGAISYNVHKSLMLAAKECGTLMNTGEGGLHRDFYQYKDNVIVQCASGRFGVTEEYLNAGALVEIKIGQGAKPGIGGHLPGEKVSEDVSKTRMIPVGTDALSPAPHHDIYSIEDLSQLIYALKEATEYKKPVSVKVAAVHNIAAICSGIVRAGADIVTIDGFRGGTGSAPRIMRDNVGIPIELALAAVDDRLRAEGIRNQASIVVGGGIRQSADVVKAIALGADAVMIGTAALVALGCRVCQKCNTGNCSWGIATQKPHLTARLDPEIGAQRLTNLLSAWSHEIQEVLGALGINSVESLRGNRERLRGIGLDEKTLEILGVKPAGR comes from the coding sequence ATGACCACGGTCGCCCTTCCATCGACGGTGCCTCCCGAGTTCAGCGTTGAGGTCAACGACCGCAAGTGTGTGCGGTGCAAGAAGTGCACGACGGAGTGCGGCTTCGGGGCCGTCACCTACAGCAAGGAGTTCGACTGCATCATCGCCGACGACTCGAAGTGCGTGGCATGTTTAAGATGCGTCACCATGTGCCCGAAGAGAGCCATCCGCATCGAGCACAACCCCCTCACGTTCAAGCCCAACGCGAGCTTTACGGACGAGATCCGCAAGAATATTTACAAGCAGGCGGAGTCGGGCGGCATCCTGCTCACCGCGATGGGCACGGACAAGCCGTATCCCATCCTGTGGGACCACCTGCTCATCGACGCCTGCCAGGTCACGAACCCATCCATCGACCCGCTAAGAGAGCCCATGGAGCTACGGACGTACCTGGGCAAGAAGCCCGATAAGCTGGAGTTCGACTTCTCGGGCGGCAGTCTCAAGCTCAAGACGGACCTGGCCCCCAACTTCAGACTGGACATACCCGTCATCTTCGGCGCCATGTCCTACGGCGCTATCAGCTACAACGTCCACAAGTCGCTCATGCTGGCCGCAAAAGAGTGCGGCACGCTCATGAACACGGGCGAAGGCGGCCTCCACCGGGACTTCTACCAGTACAAGGATAACGTCATCGTCCAGTGCGCCTCGGGCCGGTTCGGCGTGACCGAGGAGTACCTCAATGCCGGCGCCTTAGTGGAGATCAAGATCGGCCAGGGTGCCAAGCCGGGCATCGGCGGGCACCTGCCGGGCGAGAAGGTGAGCGAGGACGTCTCGAAGACCCGGATGATACCGGTCGGCACGGACGCGCTATCGCCCGCGCCCCACCACGATATCTACTCGATCGAGGACCTGTCGCAGCTCATTTATGCTCTTAAAGAGGCGACCGAGTACAAGAAGCCCGTATCGGTCAAAGTGGCCGCCGTCCACAACATCGCGGCCATCTGCAGCGGCATCGTCCGCGCGGGCGCCGACATCGTCACCATCGACGGGTTCCGGGGCGGCACGGGCTCCGCTCCCCGCATCATGCGGGACAACGTGGGCATACCCATCGAGCTCGCGCTCGCCGCCGTGGACGATCGGCTGAGGGCCGAGGGCATCCGCAACCAGGCGTCCATCGTCGTGGGCGGCGGCATCCGGCAGAGCGCCGACGTCGTCAAGGCCATCGCCCTCGGTGCCGATGCCGTGATGATCGGCACGGCCGCCTTAGTAGCGCTGGGGTGCCGCGTTTGCCAGAAGTGCAACACCGGCAACTGCTCCTGGGGCATCGCCACGCAGAAGCCGCACCTCACCGCGAGGCTGGACCCCGAGATCGGGGCGCAGCGGCTCACGAACCTGCTGAGCGCCTGGAGCCACGAGATCCAGGAAGTGCTGGGCGCGCTGGGCATCAATTCCGTCGAGAGCCTGCGCGGGAACCGGGAGAGGCTGCGCGGCATCGGCCTGGACGAGAAGACCCTGGAAATACTTGGCGTGAAGCCGGCGGGGCGATAA
- a CDS encoding GNAT family N-acetyltransferase, translating into MSGNDGHSACIFIRAAKEDDVEKMYRLEQMCFDIEAFSTHQLQYLINTKTAFSYVAEAEGDFAGFIIGLTNRNRFGKYGRVYTLDVDDRFRRMGIATTLMDALMESLRRAGCTSCFLEVKMDNSKAIPLYEKMGFRRSRIVPNYYSSGVHALKMKKPL; encoded by the coding sequence ATGAGCGGCAATGACGGCCATTCCGCCTGCATTTTTATCCGGGCGGCCAAGGAAGACGACGTCGAGAAGATGTACCGGCTGGAGCAGATGTGCTTCGACATCGAGGCCTTCTCCACGCACCAGCTCCAGTATCTCATTAACACGAAGACGGCTTTTTCTTACGTGGCCGAAGCCGAAGGGGATTTTGCGGGCTTCATCATCGGGCTCACGAACCGGAACCGCTTCGGCAAGTACGGGCGCGTCTACACCCTTGACGTGGACGACCGTTTCCGGCGCATGGGCATCGCCACGACGCTCATGGATGCGCTGATGGAGAGCCTGCGCAGGGCTGGCTGCACGAGCTGTTTCCTTGAAGTGAAGATGGATAATAGCAAGGCTATCCCGCTTTATGAGAAGATGGGTTTCCGTCGCTCCCGCATCGTGCCCAACTATTATTCGAGCGGCGTTCACGCCTTAAAGATGAAGAAGCCGCTGTAG
- a CDS encoding ribbon-helix-helix domain-containing protein: MPKISVDIPQELLDDLMTHVGKDKKFVSQSDAVRTAIRKMLDSLDEVDRLHGRVDRRHSRTGRDK, from the coding sequence ATGCCGAAGATCAGCGTCGATATCCCCCAGGAGTTACTGGATGACCTTATGACCCACGTGGGGAAGGATAAGAAGTTCGTGAGCCAGTCGGACGCTGTCCGCACGGCTATACGTAAGATGCTCGACTCGCTGGACGAGGTCGACCGCCTCCACGGTCGTGTCGACCGGCGGCATAGCCGGACGGGGAGGGATAAGTGA
- a CDS encoding class II glutamine amidotransferase: MRCDTKVRCERNPSGCAISGILNKKGKRIDGTKIIKSIALMHDRSNGLGGGFAAYGIYPKYRDYYAFHVMFDDEDCQARLEEHLAQRFVIEKDEKIPTVKVDSIHNAPLIRRYFVRVDDSKLENKPEDDYVVEQVMDINSNFAGAFISSSGKNMGGFKGVGYPEDIAKYFKLDQYKAYLWTAHGRFPTNTPGWWGGAHPIALLDWSVVHNGEISSYGINKRYLEMFGYKLELLTDTEVIAYLFDLLVRKHKLPITVATKALAPPFWKDIDRMEPSQRRAHEAIRMVYGSALMNGPFSIIVGCNRGMIGLNDRIKLRPMMAATKDDTLYMSSEEAGIRIIEPEPDQIWAPKAGTPVIGLVEEDVE, translated from the coding sequence ATGAGATGCGACACGAAGGTGCGATGCGAGAGAAATCCCTCGGGATGCGCCATCTCGGGTATCCTGAACAAAAAGGGCAAGCGCATCGACGGGACTAAGATCATCAAGTCCATCGCGCTCATGCACGACCGGTCCAACGGCCTCGGCGGCGGCTTCGCAGCGTACGGCATCTACCCAAAGTACAGGGACTACTACGCTTTTCACGTGATGTTCGACGATGAGGACTGCCAGGCCCGGCTGGAGGAGCACCTGGCGCAGCGCTTCGTCATCGAGAAGGACGAGAAGATCCCGACCGTGAAGGTCGACAGCATCCACAACGCGCCGTTGATACGGCGCTACTTCGTGCGGGTCGACGACTCCAAATTAGAGAACAAGCCCGAGGACGACTACGTCGTCGAGCAGGTCATGGACATCAACTCGAACTTCGCCGGAGCTTTCATTTCGTCGAGCGGCAAGAACATGGGCGGCTTCAAGGGCGTGGGATACCCCGAGGACATCGCGAAGTACTTCAAGCTCGACCAGTACAAGGCCTACCTCTGGACGGCCCACGGCCGGTTCCCGACGAACACGCCGGGCTGGTGGGGCGGCGCGCACCCGATCGCTTTACTAGACTGGTCCGTCGTGCATAACGGCGAAATTTCGTCGTACGGCATTAATAAGAGATACCTCGAGATGTTCGGCTACAAGCTGGAATTGCTGACCGACACCGAGGTCATCGCCTATTTATTCGATCTACTGGTCAGGAAGCATAAGCTGCCCATCACCGTCGCCACGAAGGCCTTGGCGCCCCCGTTCTGGAAGGACATCGACAGGATGGAGCCTTCCCAGAGGAGAGCACATGAGGCCATCCGAATGGTCTACGGCAGCGCCCTCATGAACGGGCCATTCTCGATCATCGTGGGATGCAACAGGGGCATGATAGGCCTCAACGACCGCATAAAATTAAGGCCCATGATGGCGGCCACGAAGGACGACACGCTCTACATGTCGTCGGAAGAGGCCGGCATTCGCATCATCGAGCCCGAGCCGGACCAGATATGGGCCCCAAAGGCGGGCACGCCGGTCATCGGCCTGGTGGAGGAGGACGTGGAATGA
- the hisD gene encoding histidinol dehydrogenase, translated as MIKQLYGVDDAALDEVFKRRTSISSVMDTAKKVADEVREGGDAAVRKYTKQFDGVDLRDLEVTDDEMYNAVELIDYETIGHLEKAIDNIEAFHALQRPSGDMWLTEISPGIRLGQKFTPLERIGAYVPGGTGSYPSTALMLIVPAQVAGVSEIIACTPPRKDGTIHPLTLTALDMAGADRIFKVGGVQAIAAMAYGTQSIPKVEKIVGPGNIYVTAAKMYVRDAAEIDMPAGPSEIVVIADDTAIPSFIASDMIAQAEHDVNAMSILLTPSEMLAESVELEIERQKENAPRRQIIDKAGMGIYVLDDLDAAVEVCNRIAPEHVEIMVRDPMSTLNKVRNAGTVYVGDYAPVAAGDYASGANHVLPTGGYAKVFSGMNTMQFIKTTSVQVIEKGGLEGIKDTITALAEIEGFDAHARSVYKRFE; from the coding sequence ATGATAAAACAGCTATATGGGGTCGATGACGCGGCGCTCGACGAGGTCTTTAAGAGGAGGACCAGCATCTCGTCGGTCATGGACACGGCGAAAAAAGTCGCCGACGAGGTCAGGGAAGGAGGAGATGCTGCCGTACGAAAGTACACGAAGCAGTTCGACGGCGTCGACCTGCGGGACCTGGAGGTCACGGATGACGAGATGTACAACGCCGTGGAGCTCATCGATTACGAGACCATCGGGCACCTGGAGAAGGCCATCGATAACATTGAGGCCTTTCACGCTTTGCAGAGGCCGTCCGGCGACATGTGGCTCACCGAGATATCGCCCGGCATTCGCCTGGGCCAGAAGTTCACGCCCCTCGAGAGGATCGGGGCTTACGTGCCGGGAGGCACCGGCTCGTATCCTTCGACCGCGCTCATGCTCATAGTGCCTGCCCAGGTGGCAGGCGTTTCAGAGATCATCGCCTGTACGCCCCCGCGCAAGGACGGTACCATCCATCCACTAACGCTTACTGCGCTTGACATGGCCGGCGCCGACCGTATATTCAAGGTGGGCGGCGTGCAGGCCATCGCAGCCATGGCCTATGGCACCCAGAGCATCCCGAAGGTCGAGAAGATCGTCGGGCCGGGCAACATCTACGTGACGGCGGCCAAGATGTACGTGCGGGACGCCGCCGAGATCGACATGCCCGCGGGGCCAAGCGAGATCGTGGTCATCGCGGACGACACGGCCATCCCCTCTTTCATCGCATCCGACATGATCGCCCAGGCCGAGCACGACGTGAACGCCATGTCTATACTCCTGACGCCCTCCGAGATGCTGGCCGAGTCGGTGGAGCTCGAGATCGAGCGCCAAAAAGAGAATGCGCCGAGAAGGCAGATCATCGATAAGGCGGGCATGGGAATATACGTACTCGACGACCTCGACGCGGCCGTGGAAGTGTGCAACCGCATCGCCCCGGAGCACGTCGAGATCATGGTCCGGGACCCCATGAGCACGCTCAACAAAGTCCGGAACGCCGGGACCGTGTATGTGGGCGATTACGCCCCCGTCGCCGCGGGCGATTACGCGAGCGGCGCCAACCACGTGCTCCCCACGGGCGGCTATGCAAAAGTATTTTCAGGCATGAACACCATGCAGTTCATAAAAACGACCAGCGTCCAGGTCATCGAAAAGGGGGGCCTGGAAGGCATCAAGGACACGATCACGGCCCTCGCGGAGATCGAGGGCTTCGACGCGCACGCAAGATCAGTATATAAGAGGTTCGAATAA